The following coding sequences are from one Parabacteroides pacaensis window:
- a CDS encoding SusC/RagA family TonB-linked outer membrane protein yields MMETFKNRNRLLSGYLLTGLFCLLCIQSSGANPKNKAIGKARETSFVNQQKATKTIQGTVTDDMGEVLPGANILIKGSTKGVTADMDGTFSIDVKETDILVISFLGMETKEVPVKGKTTLSVVLKPKIDELDEVTVVAFAKQKKESVISSISTVKPAELKIPSSNMTTALGGRIAGIISYQRSGEPGRDNAEFFVRGVTTFGYKANPLILIDNVELTSSDLARLQPDDIASFSIMKDASATALYGARGANGVILVTTKEGREGKAQLNIRFENSFSAPTKKVEVVDPVTYMKLHNEAVLTRNPQSPRPYSDAKIAATANGENPYMYPAVNWYDELFKNYTSNQRLNLNLSGGGKVARYYIAGTFNNDNGVLKMDKKNNFNNNINLKRIQLRSNTNITVTPTTDVSVKFSGTFEDYTGPIDSGDNLYKKVMAANPVLFPKFYLPNDEFANTQHILFGNYGTGNYINPYADMVKGYKDYSTMVLVAQIEFKQKLDFITPGLGARLLGSTTRDSYFDVTRNYNPFYYSLSFYDKETGRYGLTNLNPNDGTEYLQYNEGGKTINTAFYMEGAIDYNRTFNETHAVSGLLVYTMREHRTANAGDLQKSLAARNLGLSGRFTYAYDSRYFAEFNFGYNGSERFSSKERFGFYPSAGLGWILSNENFWPEQKVVHKLKLKGTYGLVGNDAIGDENDRFFYLSNVNLNNTDKQNISFGKDFTYRPGGISISRYANDQITWETSRKLNLGLELGLFKDIELQVDYFTEKRTNILMTRAAIPSTMGLQADLRANVGEASSHGFELSLDINHSFNKDFWISSRTNFTYAKSKYDVYEEPDYGYPWLSWVGLPIRQQTGLIAERLFIDDADIANSPKQTYGTVMPGDIKYKDINDDGIINGEDIVPIGYPDTPNIMYGFGASVGYKGFDFSFFCQGSAQSSFFIDLQATSPFIKNTDGILGGKDNNNAMLKVWADDFWSESNRNSYAKWPRLSAEKVDNNMQRSTWFLHDGSYLRLKSVELGYTFPLQLTKKIGLNSFRLYFSGLNLLTFSKFKMWDPEMGGNGLGYPIQRVYNVGLNVNF; encoded by the coding sequence ATGATGGAAACATTCAAAAATCGTAACCGGCTTTTATCCGGCTATTTGCTTACCGGACTTTTTTGTCTCCTATGCATACAAAGTTCTGGAGCAAACCCTAAAAACAAAGCAATAGGGAAAGCCCGGGAAACAAGCTTTGTTAATCAACAAAAAGCGACAAAAACCATTCAAGGTACAGTCACAGATGACATGGGAGAAGTATTACCAGGTGCTAATATCCTTATTAAAGGTTCTACCAAAGGAGTAACTGCTGATATGGATGGAACTTTCTCCATTGATGTAAAGGAAACTGATATATTAGTAATTTCCTTTTTAGGGATGGAAACCAAAGAAGTACCGGTAAAAGGGAAGACAACCTTGTCGGTTGTATTAAAGCCTAAGATAGACGAATTAGACGAAGTGACAGTCGTCGCATTTGCCAAACAGAAGAAAGAAAGTGTAATCAGTTCTATTAGTACAGTAAAACCAGCAGAGCTAAAAATTCCAAGCAGTAATATGACCACTGCTTTAGGAGGTCGCATTGCCGGGATCATTTCTTATCAACGTTCCGGTGAACCGGGTCGGGATAATGCAGAGTTTTTTGTTCGTGGTGTTACTACATTCGGTTACAAAGCTAACCCTTTGATACTAATTGATAATGTGGAATTAACTTCTTCCGATTTAGCACGTTTACAACCTGATGACATTGCAAGTTTCTCCATTATGAAAGATGCAAGTGCCACCGCTCTGTATGGAGCCAGGGGAGCAAATGGCGTTATTTTAGTTACGACAAAAGAAGGACGAGAAGGAAAAGCACAATTAAACATCCGCTTTGAAAATTCGTTCTCTGCTCCTACTAAAAAAGTAGAAGTAGTTGATCCTGTAACCTATATGAAGTTACATAATGAAGCGGTCTTAACGCGTAACCCCCAATCGCCGCGTCCTTATTCCGATGCTAAAATAGCAGCCACTGCGAATGGAGAAAATCCTTACATGTACCCTGCTGTAAATTGGTATGACGAGTTATTTAAAAACTACACTTCTAATCAACGTCTTAATTTGAACTTAAGTGGTGGAGGAAAAGTAGCACGTTATTATATTGCCGGAACTTTCAACAATGATAATGGGGTATTGAAAATGGATAAAAAGAACAATTTCAATAACAATATTAACCTCAAACGTATCCAGTTACGTTCCAATACAAACATTACAGTTACACCGACTACCGATGTAAGCGTAAAATTTAGCGGTACCTTCGAGGATTATACAGGGCCTATCGATAGTGGAGATAATTTATATAAAAAGGTAATGGCTGCCAATCCGGTTTTATTTCCTAAATTTTATCTTCCTAACGATGAATTTGCTAATACCCAACATATTCTGTTTGGGAACTATGGGACAGGCAACTATATCAATCCCTACGCCGATATGGTAAAAGGATATAAAGATTACAGTACTATGGTATTGGTTGCCCAAATTGAGTTCAAACAAAAATTAGACTTTATTACCCCAGGATTAGGCGCACGGTTATTAGGTAGTACCACACGAGATTCTTATTTCGATGTAACCCGTAATTATAATCCGTTTTATTATTCTCTTTCTTTTTATGATAAAGAAACGGGGAGATATGGGCTTACCAATTTAAATCCGAACGATGGAACCGAATACCTCCAATATAATGAAGGTGGAAAAACTATCAACACAGCCTTTTATATGGAAGGTGCCATTGATTATAACCGAACCTTTAACGAAACACATGCAGTATCGGGTCTATTAGTTTATACCATGCGGGAACATCGTACCGCCAATGCCGGAGATCTACAAAAGTCACTGGCAGCCAGAAACCTCGGATTGTCCGGACGTTTCACGTATGCATACGATAGCCGCTATTTTGCTGAATTTAACTTCGGATATAATGGATCCGAACGTTTTTCTTCAAAAGAACGTTTTGGTTTCTATCCATCCGCAGGCTTAGGATGGATACTTTCTAACGAAAACTTCTGGCCGGAACAAAAGGTGGTTCACAAACTAAAGCTCAAAGGCACTTACGGATTAGTTGGTAACGATGCCATAGGAGACGAAAACGATCGGTTCTTTTATCTCTCTAATGTAAATTTAAATAATACAGATAAACAAAATATTTCATTTGGAAAAGATTTTACTTATCGTCCGGGAGGTATTTCTATCAGTCGGTATGCAAACGATCAGATTACCTGGGAAACTTCACGCAAATTAAATTTAGGTCTTGAATTAGGTCTGTTTAAAGATATAGAATTGCAAGTTGATTACTTTACTGAAAAAAGAACGAATATTCTGATGACACGTGCTGCCATTCCTTCTACCATGGGACTTCAGGCTGATTTAAGAGCCAATGTAGGGGAAGCTTCTTCACACGGATTCGAACTTTCTTTGGATATTAATCATTCCTTTAATAAAGATTTTTGGATATCTAGCCGTACAAACTTTACATATGCTAAAAGCAAATACGATGTCTATGAAGAGCCTGACTATGGATATCCTTGGCTTTCCTGGGTAGGCCTTCCTATTCGCCAACAAACCGGGCTAATTGCAGAACGTCTCTTTATTGACGATGCAGATATAGCTAATTCTCCTAAACAAACATACGGAACCGTTATGCCTGGTGATATTAAATATAAAGATATCAACGATGATGGAATAATTAATGGCGAAGATATTGTTCCTATTGGTTATCCGGACACTCCTAATATTATGTATGGTTTCGGAGCTTCCGTAGGCTATAAAGGCTTTGATTTTTCTTTCTTCTGTCAAGGATCAGCACAATCATCATTCTTTATAGATTTACAAGCCACCTCTCCATTTATCAAAAATACAGATGGTATTCTAGGTGGAAAAGATAATAATAATGCCATGTTGAAAGTTTGGGCAGATGATTTTTGGTCGGAAAGTAACCGCAATAGTTATGCTAAATGGCCTCGCCTTTCTGCAGAAAAAGTAGATAATAACATGCAGAGAAGCACTTGGTTCTTGCACGACGGTTCTTATTTACGTCTCAAATCAGTTGAACTAGGATATACTTTCCCTCTTCAGCTAACTAAAAAGATAGGACTAAATTCATTCCGTCTCTATTTTAGCGGATTGAATCTACTTACCTTTAGTAAATTTAAAATGTGGGACCCGGAGATGGGAGGAAATGGCCTCGGCTATCCGATCCAACGGGTATATAATGTAGGACTAAATGTAAACTTTTAA
- a CDS encoding RagB/SusD family nutrient uptake outer membrane protein — protein MKTKLKLLIAGFIVSLSACNYLDIVPDNIPTMDMVFTTRQNAEKMLATCYAYMPEHANVYQNPGLGASEEVWNCSEKTYYYSNSTSFNIAQGNQNTNSPYLNYWSGGNDGKNMFIAIRDCNTFIDNVDKVPDMTDTEKRRWKAEVKVLKAFYHYWLMQLYGPIPFTEKNIEVSSDPNAVKVVREPVDEVVKKIVALLDEAIAEEELPLNIRVQLTEMGRLTKPAALAIKAKVLALAASPLFNGNPDFKDFTNDEGVELINSTEDPHKWELARDALKEAIEVAHEAGHALYEFDEMLMDQISDTTRLELTLRNTITGRFTKELIWGLGNNSTEYLTGVVNAPLTAYQQGKQIPWTKSMHNPTMDVAEQFYSNHGLPIENDKTWDYANRYQVEAVPTGHEYYIEENARTAKLNFFREPRYYAWVGFDRGKWFNMEAPDDKHALVVHNKAGETAGQALDNYSITGFFCKKLVSYKLVMTQSNNTGSQINYAFPIIRLADLYLLYAEALNECQSAPNGEVYEYIQKVRDKAGLDKETGSLLATWQKYSNQPEKPLTKEGMREIIHRERLIELAFEGQRFFDLRRWRKSLEYTNRPIRGWTVSEKSEEGYYQVKYIFFRKFTPRDYFWPIKLDDIYKNRKLKQSPLW, from the coding sequence ATGAAAACGAAATTAAAACTATTAATAGCCGGATTTATAGTATCACTAAGTGCATGTAATTATCTGGATATTGTACCGGATAATATCCCGACTATGGATATGGTATTTACTACCCGCCAGAATGCAGAAAAAATGTTGGCAACCTGTTATGCCTATATGCCTGAACATGCAAATGTTTATCAAAATCCAGGGTTAGGGGCCAGTGAAGAAGTATGGAATTGTAGCGAAAAAACTTATTACTATTCTAATTCTACAAGCTTCAATATAGCCCAAGGAAATCAAAATACAAATTCTCCTTATCTGAATTATTGGAGTGGCGGAAACGACGGAAAAAATATGTTTATTGCCATTCGTGATTGTAACACTTTTATCGATAACGTTGATAAGGTACCAGATATGACAGACACTGAAAAAAGACGGTGGAAAGCGGAAGTAAAAGTATTAAAAGCTTTCTATCATTATTGGCTAATGCAATTATACGGGCCGATTCCTTTTACGGAAAAGAACATAGAGGTATCTTCGGATCCTAATGCCGTAAAAGTAGTACGTGAACCGGTAGACGAAGTGGTTAAAAAGATTGTAGCTTTACTGGATGAAGCCATAGCTGAAGAAGAATTACCTTTAAATATCAGAGTTCAATTAACTGAAATGGGACGTCTTACCAAACCTGCAGCATTGGCAATAAAAGCTAAAGTACTGGCCTTGGCCGCTAGTCCGTTATTCAATGGAAATCCGGATTTTAAAGATTTTACCAACGATGAAGGGGTCGAATTGATTAATTCAACAGAAGATCCGCATAAGTGGGAATTAGCTCGAGACGCTTTAAAAGAAGCCATTGAAGTTGCCCACGAAGCAGGGCATGCGTTATATGAATTTGATGAAATGTTAATGGATCAGATATCCGATACTACACGTTTGGAACTTACATTAAGAAACACTATTACAGGACGTTTTACCAAAGAACTTATCTGGGGTTTAGGGAATAATTCTACCGAATATCTTACGGGAGTAGTCAATGCTCCTCTCACAGCCTATCAGCAAGGAAAGCAAATTCCATGGACCAAATCCATGCACAATCCAACCATGGATGTAGCTGAGCAATTTTATTCCAATCACGGCCTTCCCATTGAAAATGACAAGACTTGGGATTATGCCAACCGTTATCAAGTAGAAGCTGTTCCTACCGGACACGAATATTATATCGAAGAAAATGCCCGTACTGCTAAATTAAACTTCTTCCGGGAACCTCGCTATTATGCTTGGGTTGGATTCGACCGCGGAAAATGGTTTAATATGGAAGCACCAGACGACAAGCACGCATTAGTAGTACATAATAAAGCGGGGGAAACGGCCGGACAAGCTTTGGATAACTATTCTATTACAGGATTTTTCTGTAAAAAATTAGTAAGCTATAAATTGGTTATGACGCAATCGAACAATACTGGCTCACAAATTAACTATGCATTTCCAATTATTCGCTTGGCAGATCTTTATCTTCTGTATGCAGAAGCTTTAAACGAATGTCAAAGTGCCCCGAACGGAGAAGTATATGAATACATCCAAAAAGTACGGGATAAGGCAGGATTAGATAAAGAAACCGGCAGTTTGCTTGCTACTTGGCAAAAATATTCTAACCAACCGGAAAAGCCTCTGACAAAAGAAGGGATGCGAGAGATCATTCATAGAGAACGACTTATAGAACTTGCGTTTGAAGGACAACGTTTCTTTGACTTGCGACGCTGGCGGAAAAGTCTGGAATATACGAATCGTCCTATCAGAGGGTGGACAGTCTCAGAAAAAAGCGAAGAGGGTTATTATCAGGTAAAATATATTTTCTTCCGGAAGTTTACTCCACGAGACTACTTCTGGCCGATCAAATTAGACGATATCTATAAAAATAGAAAATTAAAACAAAGTCCATTATGGTAA
- a CDS encoding DUF5000 domain-containing lipoprotein, with protein MKNIILSILAVICFLTSCKEENLLQPYGEDDGKVPAPVSNVRVYNIPGGAILKYDLPKDPNLLYVKGIYTSSLGVQKEVSSSAYVDSVKIEGLGDTREYTVNLYTVSYKEHTSEPVEVKINPLVPPVQSVFESLEYYMDFGGFVVSFENTSKTDVAIYVLRQDSTHTSMEIYDAMYTSMETGNFPVRGLPNIENEFGIYIRDRYDNMSDTLLFSGTPFREDLLDKKLFTAMQVPGDVQWNYYSGAPERAWDENVSNGNFAHTDFPCDFPHRFTIDLGVEVRLSRFRFWQRPGDDVLYQHGAPKHYKVYGRLDKPTDGSGSDPLAGWILLDECFSLKPSGLPLGQNSSEDQEFAAKGEEFSFPRDIPAVRYVRFEMLESWSGMLCSTIGELSFWGEIQ; from the coding sequence ATGAAAAATATAATATTATCGATATTGGCAGTTATCTGTTTTCTTACCAGTTGTAAAGAAGAAAATCTATTACAACCTTATGGTGAGGATGATGGCAAAGTACCTGCACCTGTAAGTAATGTCCGGGTATATAATATTCCTGGCGGAGCAATCCTTAAATATGATTTACCGAAAGATCCTAATTTATTATATGTAAAAGGAATTTATACTTCCTCATTAGGGGTACAAAAAGAGGTTTCTTCTTCTGCGTATGTAGACTCCGTAAAAATCGAAGGTCTAGGCGACACACGGGAGTATACAGTTAACTTATATACGGTTAGCTATAAAGAACATACTTCCGAACCGGTAGAAGTGAAAATAAATCCGTTAGTTCCCCCTGTACAATCCGTATTTGAATCTTTAGAGTATTACATGGATTTCGGAGGATTTGTTGTCTCATTTGAAAACACGTCCAAAACAGATGTTGCCATATATGTACTACGCCAGGATTCTACCCACACTTCCATGGAGATTTATGACGCCATGTACACTAGTATGGAAACAGGTAACTTTCCGGTTCGAGGTCTTCCGAATATAGAAAATGAATTCGGTATATATATACGAGACCGTTATGATAATATGTCTGATACGTTATTATTCTCAGGAACTCCCTTTAGAGAAGATTTATTAGATAAAAAATTATTTACAGCCATGCAAGTCCCGGGTGATGTACAATGGAATTATTATAGTGGTGCTCCAGAAAGAGCTTGGGACGAAAATGTTTCGAATGGAAACTTTGCTCATACAGACTTCCCTTGCGACTTTCCACACCGTTTTACTATCGATTTGGGGGTAGAAGTACGACTTAGCCGTTTCCGCTTCTGGCAACGTCCAGGTGATGATGTTCTATATCAACATGGTGCTCCTAAACACTATAAGGTATATGGACGTCTGGACAAACCAACGGATGGTTCCGGCTCCGACCCTTTAGCAGGTTGGATACTTTTAGACGAATGTTTTTCTCTTAAACCTTCCGGGTTGCCTCTAGGACAAAATTCTTCGGAAGACCAGGAATTTGCAGCAAAAGGAGAAGAATTTTCTTTTCCAAGAGATATTCCGGCAGTACGTTATGTAAGATTTGAAATGCTGGAAAGTTGGTCGGGAATGCTATGCTCTACCATTGGAGAATTATCATTCTGGGGAGAAATACAATAA
- a CDS encoding DUF4998 domain-containing protein, translated as MKSNKIITSIIAVCIGTISIFQSCSDITEMQKDFLDRGETIYVGRIDSVKFRGGLNRVQMEGLLGYARSATRCVITWNDQALEYTIDEIQQGDTAKVLISDLQEGTYRFYVQTFDNEGNQSLKDEYYGYVYGEEYKLTQSPKFISEMKPDPSKMLLVWNNSENAILVQLNYENQEGKMISQILPGNIKETEITDWAKGGKIECITYTLPEENALDTIALEPHIQYFPTDVEYEVSKSTFKAAHLPTDIMGNSYGGRIEGIWDGILGSGEPNRYHSGDGEGIPHHITFDMGVYADLTRFRINGREGYHNWNPKHFQLWGIDSLEDAETTLPSTDPGWENEAKSKGWKLLIDAVNKDPEDNSFSFEAGKAKNVRYIRYRVLEVFGPPSTGTGAYGCVQELTFWADQLKSVE; from the coding sequence ATGAAATCAAATAAAATTATAACAAGCATAATTGCCGTATGTATCGGAACAATTTCTATCTTCCAATCCTGTTCTGATATCACAGAAATGCAAAAAGATTTTCTAGACCGCGGCGAAACAATCTACGTAGGTAGAATTGATTCTGTAAAATTCCGAGGCGGACTAAACCGGGTACAGATGGAAGGTTTACTAGGTTACGCCAGAAGTGCGACCCGTTGTGTAATTACCTGGAATGACCAAGCGTTAGAGTACACAATAGATGAAATCCAGCAAGGCGATACTGCTAAAGTATTAATTAGCGATCTGCAAGAAGGAACCTATCGCTTCTATGTACAAACTTTTGATAATGAAGGAAATCAATCTTTAAAAGATGAATATTACGGATATGTATACGGAGAAGAGTATAAATTAACCCAATCTCCTAAATTTATTTCTGAAATGAAGCCCGATCCTTCTAAAATGTTATTAGTTTGGAACAATTCCGAAAATGCGATTCTTGTTCAACTCAATTATGAAAATCAAGAAGGAAAAATGATTTCTCAAATACTTCCGGGAAATATAAAAGAAACTGAAATAACGGATTGGGCGAAAGGTGGAAAAATAGAATGTATCACTTATACTTTACCGGAAGAAAATGCATTAGATACTATTGCCTTAGAGCCACATATCCAATATTTTCCAACGGATGTGGAATACGAAGTAAGTAAATCAACATTCAAAGCAGCACATCTTCCTACGGATATTATGGGAAATTCCTATGGTGGCAGAATAGAAGGAATATGGGACGGTATATTAGGTAGTGGGGAACCCAACCGTTACCATAGTGGCGATGGAGAAGGGATACCTCATCATATCACATTTGACATGGGCGTATACGCAGACCTCACTCGTTTCCGGATAAATGGACGGGAAGGTTACCATAATTGGAACCCGAAGCATTTCCAACTTTGGGGAATAGACTCTTTAGAAGATGCGGAAACAACTTTACCAAGCACGGATCCGGGTTGGGAGAACGAAGCGAAATCCAAAGGATGGAAACTATTAATTGATGCCGTCAATAAAGATCCTGAAGATAATTCATTCTCTTTCGAAGCAGGAAAAGCTAAAAATGTAAGATATATACGTTACCGGGTATTAGAAGTGTTCGGTCCTCCTTCTACCGGCACCGGAGCTTACGGTTGTGTTCAAGAACTAACTTTCTGGGCAGACCAACTAAAATCTGTCGAATAA
- a CDS encoding N-acetylmuramoyl-L-alanine amidase-like domain-containing protein, whose product MKQWFITCLLLFGSLSFTKGQINYCKQDKEIFAEYLEQFQPKYNLSLNEIVIETAKFFQGTPYVASTLEKEPEQLIINFREFDCMTFVETTLALAKMIKSNTPKFESYGQILQSIRYHNKKIKNYTSRKHYTTDWINENENEGLVKNVTRQLDGIPLPVEVSFMSTHPDKYKQLAKNPSLVPFIQEKEKEINQRSYYYIPKKEIYKVINKIQDGDIICFTTTIKELDISHVGYAYWEKDQLTFIHASTSAHKVIINPKSLIDYISEIKHNNGIIVVRPL is encoded by the coding sequence ATGAAACAATGGTTCATCACATGTTTGTTATTATTCGGAAGTCTTTCTTTCACGAAAGGCCAAATAAATTATTGCAAGCAAGACAAAGAAATATTTGCTGAATATTTAGAGCAATTTCAACCTAAATATAATTTATCCCTAAATGAAATCGTGATTGAAACAGCCAAGTTCTTTCAAGGAACACCCTATGTAGCTTCCACACTAGAAAAAGAACCTGAACAACTAATTATAAATTTCAGGGAATTCGATTGCATGACTTTCGTTGAAACAACATTAGCTTTAGCTAAAATGATCAAAAGTAACACTCCTAAATTTGAATCTTATGGTCAAATACTTCAAAGTATTCGTTACCACAACAAAAAAATAAAAAATTATACGAGCCGTAAACATTATACTACTGACTGGATTAATGAAAATGAAAACGAAGGGTTAGTAAAAAATGTCACTCGTCAATTAGACGGAATCCCATTACCTGTAGAAGTATCATTTATGTCTACCCACCCGGATAAATACAAACAATTAGCAAAAAATCCCTCACTAGTTCCTTTTATTCAAGAAAAGGAAAAAGAAATCAATCAACGCTCTTATTATTACATCCCTAAAAAAGAAATATATAAAGTAATAAATAAAATTCAAGATGGTGATATCATTTGTTTTACAACGACAATAAAAGAACTGGATATCTCTCATGTAGGATATGCTTATTGGGAAAAAGATCAATTAACTTTCATACATGCTTCAACATCTGCCCACAAAGTAATCATTAATCCTAAATCACTTATTGACTATATAAGTGAGATAAAACACAATAACGGCATTATAGTAGTACGCCCTTTATAA